The following nucleotide sequence is from Roseofilum capinflatum BLCC-M114.
AAACCGTTCTTCGGCATAACGGAGGGCTTCATTGGCGGCTTGTAAATCTGCTGTGCGTTGAGTGACTTGATCTTCTAGGGTTTGATTGAGATATTTGAGGGCTTCTTCGGCTTGCTTGCGATCGCTAATATCGGTAATACTGCCCACATACCCGATGATGTTCCCGTCCTCATCTACATCAGCAACGGCCTGGCCCACGACCCAAACGACTCGGCCATCTAGATGTTGAAAGCGATACTCAGAATAAAATGTGCGATTCTCCTCTACAGCTTGAGACCACTGGTGAAGCACCCATTCTGAATCCAGGGGATGGAGAGTTTGAGACCACCCTTCCATTATCGCTTCTTGTGGGCATAGACCGGTCATCTCACACCAGCGATGATTGACGTATAAACATCGGCCTTGGTTATCTGTCTGAAAGATGCCCACAGGAGATGCACTGGCTAAGGTAGCATAGCGTTGTTGACTTTTTTTTAAGGCGGATTCTATCTCTCGCCGCTCTGTAATATCTCGACCGACGGCGTAAAAATAGGGTTCATCGGCTGGCATGGCTGTCCAAGCAATCCATCGATAGGAGCCATCTTGAGCGCGATACCGATGTTCAAAGTTAACGGTGGGGACTCTAGAGGCGAGTTGCTGCACTTGAGCTTCGGTGGCGGCTAAGTCGTCGGGATGGACGAAATCTAATAAGGTACTTGATTGCAGTTGTTCTGGGCTATATCCCAAGAGTCCTTGAAAACGGGGATTGATGCGCTTAAAAGAACCGTCAAAGCCGATAATGCAAAAGAGATCGAGGGAAAGGTTAAAAAATTGGTTTAATTCTTCTGTGAGGCGATGTCGTTCTAGGACAGATGCGAGTAAATGGGCGATCGCCTCTAAAAATTGCACTTCGTCCGGACTAAAATGGCGATGTTCCCTAGTATGCACGCCCAACACCCCAAAGGGATGCCCTAAACCGGGAATCAGGGTGGTTACGCCACTAATTACGCGCCCTTGATTGAGTAATACTGAACCGCGAAATCGGGTTTCTACCCGTAGGTCATCTACGACCACGGATTGGCCAGACCATAAGGTATACCCTAATTGGGTATTTTTGGCAGCACTGAGGGTTAGTTGTTCAAGGGAATGCTGAAGATCTTGATGGTGAACGGAGTTAAATCCATGGGCGGCTTTAATTTGAAATGCGGCTTGATTGGGCAAGAGTTCTAGCAGTTCTACATAGTCCACATCTAGGGTTTTGGCAATCTCCCGTACAATTTTATTCATTAGTACCTGGAGGTTGGTGCTGGCGATCGCATCCTGGCTTAAATGGGTTAAGGTTTGTTGCTGGCGATCGCGCAACCGAAGCTGCATTTGCGCTTCCTGTCGTCGGCTTAAATCTATCCCTGTGATAATCACATGGGTAATCTTTCCCCGGTCGCGAAAAATCTGGTTTGACCACTCAATGCGGCGTTGTCCACTCTTTTGAGTCAGCCAATGGCCTTGATACATCTCCGTCGATTCTCCCCGAAGCGCTTGCTGAAGAACTTGTTTAATCTCAAGTTGCTCGGCGACTGGAATTAAAAATTCCCAAAATCGCTGACCTTGAGCTTGTTTTTCTCCATAACCACTCAAATGTTGACAGGTGTGATTAAAATAAATGATTTCACCGTGGCGATTCACCACAACGACTAAGGCATCAACGGCATTAAGAATGGCGCGGGTAAAGTTGCGCTCTTGTTCTAAAGCGTACTGCATCCATTGATGTTCCCTCAGTTGGGTGGGTAAATCTTGGAACTGCAAGCTTTGTTTTAAGGCGATCGCCAATTGATCGGCTTGCTGTTTGAGAAATGCTTCATCGGGTCTAGACCAATGCCGAGGGGCGATCGCCTGCTGCGCGGTGAGCAGTCCCCAGAGATGATCCCCTTGGACAATGGGAACCACTAAGTTGGCTCTCACCTGAATTTGCCGTAAGAATTCCACATGACAAGGGGTTAACTCTCCGGACTCAATATCATGGGTAACTTGGGTGCGTCCATTTTGATAGGCTTTAAATAGATCTTCGCCAAAGTGAGGATCGGTAATCTTTCGACCGAATAAGGATTGGCATAAGGGATTTACTGATTCAGCAATGACTGTGCCACCGCCATTGGGTTCAAAGCGATAAATTAACACCCGATCGCACTTTAAGCCTTGATGAATCTCTTTAACGGTGCGATTGAGAAGAGTCTGAAAGTCAATCTTGTGGCGATCATCGGGTTCTGTCTGTGTTGTTTGAAGTTGGGCCAATCCATAGTAAACGGCGATCGCATCTAGATTTTGTAGACTTTGTTGCAGTTTTTCCCCTAAGATCGCCCCCACGATCTCTCCCTGGCGATCGAGTATGGGCAAATACCAAATCTGCTGCTCATGCATCAGTTTTGTCACTGCCCACAGATCTAAATCGGGTTGCCAAGTTAAACTCCAACTCTGGGCAGTCATCACCCGGTCAATGGTAACCCCACCCCATTCCTGGCGATGGCGGCACATCTGATGATAATCGGATACCGTCACTACCCCTAGAACTTGTTGGTTGTCCCTGACCAGTAGATAAGGATGAGAGGCTCGATGATCGCAACGGGCGATCGCCTCCTCCACCGTTAGATCCGGTGAAATCACGATCGGATGGCGATCGAGAACAGTTTCTAGACTGGGCAGTTGCAAAGAGACAGAAGCAAAGGACATAATTCAAATGCCAGAACAGTTCCAGCCGAAAGCCTGACCGATAGCAGGGAACAGTGGAGAGCGATCGCGGCAGTTCTCGCTCACTCCTATTTTGCTAGATCACTTACTCCATCATAGCCTCGAATACTGCTTCTGATTTCCAGCCTTCTGGGTTGTTAGCTTCATCCCTTCTCAGGTCTGGCTTAAGTCCGGTCGCAGTTTCTTGGCTCCCCTTAAATAGGGGTGGATGACATGACTTTCCCCTGGTAGGTAAGCATGAATTAGAAATCGGATACAGTGGGTGAGAGCGCCTTCTACATGCATTTGTTGCACATCTAATAGGGGCACATGATCCCATCCTTCCCGTTGCCGGGCGATCGCTGCTGGAAACACTGCATCGAGATCGCGAGTAACTGAAAATGTGACGCTAATGAGTTGGTCAGGGCAAAGCTGGTTTTTTCGGTCTAGCTCATCGAGTAACTCAGTTACTGCTGCTTGGATCGCCTCAACGGTATTTTCTTCTACTGTCGTTGCCCCACGAATTGCCCGGACTTGCCAACCCACGTTCCTCTTCTCCATGCTTAGTAATTAGTGCTGGTCTGGTTTGGATACAGAAAAAATCACTCCTTCTATCAAGGTCGATACAACCATAACGGCAAGCCATTGGTTGATGCCTCAAACTCTAACCAGTCCATGGCAGCCGGCAATCCTGATTTTACCCGATTATCGCCATTAATAATTCGACTCCATAAAGGTTTAGGTTCTTCGATGGTTTTACACTCGGTTTTCTGGGGGTCAAGGCCGACTAATTCGGCTAACCACAGACGAGCGTCTTCTTCGGTTCCCAGGCGATCGACTACGCCTAATTCTAAGGCCTGTTGACCGGTAAAAATACGACCATCGGCAAAACTTTTGACGCGATCGACTTCTAGCTTCCGGGATTCGGCCACGGTTTGCACAAACTGCTGATAACTGGTATCGATCATCTGTTGCAGAATGTCCTGTTCTTCCTGGGTTAATTCTCGGTCAAAGGCCAAGATATCTTTGTAGGGGCCCGATTTGACCACCTTGAAGGAGACTCCAATTTTATCTAAGAGGCGCTCTAAATTATTTCCGCGCAAAATTACACCAATGCTACCTGTAATTGTACCCGGATTAGAGACGATATGCTCGGCTCCCATGCCAATATACACACCACCAGAGGCAGAAATATTACCAAAACTAGCCACGACTTTGATTTTCTCTCGCAGTCGCATTAAGGCGGCGTAAATTTCCTGGGAATCTCCCACGGTTCCCCCAGGGGAATCAATCCGCAGCAGGAGAGCCGGGTATTTTTTCTCTTCCACCGTCTTTAGGGCTTCTAAAACCCGTTTGCGCGTTCCAGAGGCGATCGCCCCATTAATTTCAATCCGAGCAATTTGCTTGCGTGCTTTTGACTTAAAAAACCAAATCATAATTAACCTAGATGTTGACAGAGAACAAGACCGGCCAGCTCCCTTAATCCATTATCTCCTAACCCCCTCCTCCGTGAGCGATGGCCCAAAGGCGATCGCTTCACAAATCTACATAGATTACAATATCTCTTAACTCTTTGCCAAGGGAGCATCTAGCTCTAAGCTCTACCTTGGCTTGCTGCCCTCAACTGTGGAAACATGCAACTCAAACCCATCAACCGTCCATCCTCTTGGCTCTTCTCTCTCCTCCTGATTTCCCCCTTCTTCTTCTGGGGAACTGCCATGGTGGCCATGAAAGGTTCCCTCCCCCACACCACCCCCTTCTTTATCGCCACCCTGCGCCTGGTTCCTGCGGGAATCCTGATCCTGCTGGCGGGTTGGCTCACCCAACGGCCCCAACCCCAAGGCGTTAAAGCCTGGTTATGGATTAGTCTGTTTGCCCTCATCGATGGAACCCTGTTTCAAGGCTTTCTCGCCCAAGGATTAGTCAGAACCAATGCCGGACTTGGCTCGGTGATGATTGACTCCCAACCCCTGGCTGTAGCGCTGATGGCTGCCTGGTTATTCGGAGAAACCATCGGTTGGTGGGGGGCATTGGGCTTAATTCTAGGTATCAGTGGCATTAGTCTAATTGGATTGCCCGATGAATGGATATTAGGCGGATTTCCGGTGCAAGAGTTGCCCAGTTTCACCCAGATTTTCCAGAACGGACAAGGCTTAATGCTCTTTGCCGCCCTATCTATGGCCATGGGAACGATTCTGATCCGCTATGTGAGTCGCCATGCCGATCCCCTGATGGCTACGGGTTGGCATATGATCTTGGGCGGACTCCCCCTGATGCTCGGCTCTGGCCTTTGGGAAACTCATCAATGGGATCACCTGTTTCTGAGTGATTGGATGGCGATCGCCTATTCCACAGTTTTCGGCAGTGCGATCGCCTATGGACTCTTCTTTTACTTTGCCTCCTCCGGCAACCTCACCAGCTTTAGCTCCCTCACCTTCCTCACCCCCGTCTTTGCCCTCCTGTTTGGTAATCTGATCCTCGAAGAAGTCCTGAGTCCCTTACAATGGCTAGGAGTTGTCTTAACCCTAATTAGCATCTACCTCGTCAACCAACGGGAAATCCTTGCGGCCAAATTTAACTTAAAATTTTCTCCGAACTCGGATGCCTCCCTAGGTTCACTCTCTGTAGAAATCGACGAGAAGAATCCCTAAATACCTATTTTTGCCATGGTACAATCCCCTTAAATTGCTCCGTCCCCTTCCGAGCATCTGCTGAATCCCTCCCCCTTCCCAGAGCATAGCCCGCCCATTATCAAGGGCCGATGCTTGCCACCCAGAGCAATCCAAGGTATCACAGACTCATAGATCCTCAATTCATACACTCTGTCTACCGGCAGTGGCTTACTCTAATGTCCTATCGCCTCTCCCTATGTATTTTTAGTACCCTTGCCAGTCTAGGAATCATCAATTCTGGGACGGCGATCGCCCTCTCTCCCCCTAAAGAAAGCCAAGCGATCGTACTGGCCCAAGCCTCCGAAAATGTCTGCGATCGGGGTCTAGAATTAGCCCAGCAAGCCAATCAAGCTGGAAAAGTGGCCACCACTGCCGGTCAATGGACTCAAATTTCCCAGCAGTGGCAACAAGCGGCTGACCTGATGGCTCAAGTGCCCTCAGACGATGACTGTTATGAAAAAGCCCAAGAAAGAATAGACTTTTATCGCAATAACAGCCAAATTGCCCTGGAAGAAGCGGAAAAAAGCCGCACCCCTAGACCCCTGCTCTCCCTAGGCGCTCAGGGAGAAGCGGTGAGGGAACTTCAGCAACAGCTTACAGACTTGGGTTATTTCCAAGGTGAAATAGATGGGATTTATGACCAAACGACTCAGGATGCGGCGATCGCCTTCCAAAGCGCCCAAGGTTTAACTGCTGATGGTCAAGTGGGTCAAAATACTTGGGATCGGTTAGACTCTGCCATCATTACTCAGATGACCCGTGAAACCGACAGCGAAGAACGTGAATCAGAGAAAGACAAAACTAACCAAAAACCCTCTAAACAACAAGGAATAATCGGTTGGGTGATGATGGGGTTAGGAGGCTTAACTGTTTTAGGAGGAACCGTTTTTATCCTCCTGAAACTGCTCAATCGAGGGGTTGAAGAAGACGATGAATTTGAAGAGGAAGAGGACGAAGCCGATCGAGACAGGGTTGATCCAGTGCCCGATTCCTCAGCACCGGAACTAATGCCTTCTCTCGCTCAAGCGGCTCTAGAAAAATTTCGCAATGGCAAATTAGAGTCTGACCATCAAGAAACCGAATCGAAAAGCATTTCTGAAGATCCATCGGAACAAGTTTCCCCAGAAAAACCTGCCCATCCAGAACTCGAAAAAGAACCTGAATCTCCTGAAGAAACTACACCAGAATCGGAAAAAAACAATCAGCTTTTACCGGTTAACGAAACCACCCGTTTGCCCAAGCTCACCATTGTTGAGGATCTGATTCAAGACTTAGAAAGTGCCGATCCTCAAAAGCGCCGCCAAGCCATTTGGGAATTGGGACAACGGGGTAATTCTTTAGCCGTCAAACCGTTGTTAAATTTACTCTTCGATTCCGATTCGGGACAGCGAACTTTGATTTTATCCGCTCTATCGGAAATTGGTGTAAAAACTATTAAACCGATGAATCGGGCATTATCCTTATCCTTACAAGATGATAATCCAGAAGTGAGAAAAAATGCCATTCGAGATTTTACTCGTATGTATGAGTTGATTTCTACTGTTAGCCATATGATGTGTCATGCTGTAGACGATCCGGATGAGGAAGTTCAAGAAGTCGCGGAGTGGGCTGTCTTGCAATTACGACGCATTAGCGCCATGTCCAATCAGGTGAAACTTAAAAAGAGGAATTCTTCGGATTCATCGGAGGATTTTTTGGACGATGAGGATTACTAGGTTATTGAATTGAAAGGTGGTCTACATTTTAAGCTTGCTGATGGGAAGCGTGTAACTCATCTAAATTTAAATGGGACTGAACCACTTGCCCATCTCTAAACCAAATGATGCGGTTGGTTAACCGAGCCACATCAGGTTCATGGGTTACCATAACTACTGTCATGCCATCTTGGTTTAATTGGGTAAAGATATTCATGACTTCTTCGGTGGTTTTGGTGTCTAATGCACCCGTTGGCTCATCTGCAAGCAAGACGACAGGACGATTGACGATCGCCCTGGCGATCGCCACCCGTTGCTGCTGTCCTCCAGAGAGTTGATTGGGTCTATTTTGCATTCGATTGTCCAAACCCACTTGTTTCAAGGCTTCCGCCGCTTTATCTCGACGTTCTCGCCCTTTCACCCCCGCATAAACCATGGGCAACATCACATTTTCTAGGGCGGTTAATTGGGCTAATAAATGAAATTGCTGAAACACAAACCCTAGTTTTTGATTGCGAATGGCAGAAAGTTCCTTTTTGGGTAACTGAGCCACATCCGTACCATCTAAGTAATACTGTCCGCTACTGGGACGGTCTAAACAGCCGATAATATTCATGGCGGTGGATTTTCCTGACCCAGAGGGGCCCATAATGGCGCAATATTCCCCCGCTTGAATACTTAAACTGACATCGGCGATCGCCTGAACTTCTACATCCCCCATCTGATAGACTTTAGAGATATGTTCTAAGCGAATAATATCTTTTTTTTCTAATTCTTGGTTCATGGATTTTAGAGCGCTCGGCGCTATATTAATTGGATTGCCCAGAGGATAGAGGAGCGATCGCACTCAATCTCAGATCCGGATGATCGCCCTGGACTTGCTGCAAGTTCCACTCATTCTTAAACAACAGCACCGGTCGATCCCAATTATCCTTAACTGTCATCGTATTAAACAACCGCCCCATCTGGTCTAAAAAGTCCCAGCCATTGAGTACCCATCGCGCTACCGAATAGGATAATAACTCCGTGCGAGTCTCTACCCCATATTCATTCAGCAGGCGAAATTGCACTACCTCAAATTGCAACTGACCGACAGCCGCTAAAATGGGGTCGCGCTTAGATTCATCACTAGAATACATAATCTGTACGGCTCCCTCTTCCCGCAATTGGGTGACCCCTTTGTGGAATTGCTTAAATTTGGAGGGATTGGGGTTTCTCAAATAGGCAAATAATTCGGGTGAAAAACAAGGAATGCCTTCATATTCCACTTTTTTACCCGTATAAATCGTATCGCCGATCGCAAACACCCCTGGATTATTCAACCCAATCACATCCCCTGGATAAGCCACCTCTACCGAGCCTCGGTCTTGAGCAAACAGTTTTTGAGGACGCGAGAGGCGCACGGTTTTCCCGGTACGAGCATGACTCACCGTCATATCCTTTTCAAATTTCCCGGTACAAACGCGCACAAATGCCACGCGATCGCGGTGTTTCGGGTCCATATTTGCCTGTAGCTTAAACACAAAGCCCGTAAACTCTGGATATTCTGGAGACATCAACCCCTCCGAGCTTTTGCGATCTCCGGGTTTCAGGGCGTATTGTAAAAAGGCATCCAAAAAGAGCTGCACGCCGAAATTGGTCATGGCGCTCCCAAAAAATACTGGCGTTAATTCTCCTGCGTGGATCTCGTCTAAGTCAAACTCTGACCCCAAGCCATCGAGTAATTCCAAATCTTCCTTAAGCTGATAATACAAATCCTGGTCTAATAATTCCTCAATGCGCGGATCGCCCAAGCGAATCATGGTATCCTTTGCGGCTTGTTTACCATGGGCATTGCGTTCAAACAAATGAATTTCCTGGGTATGGCGATCGTACACCCCTTGGAAGCGATCGCCCGTTCCAATCGGCCAATTCACCGGATAAGTTTTTAACCCCAACTCCTGCTCAATTTCGTCCAATAACTCCAGAGGTTCGCGGGTGGGGCGATCCATCTTATTAAAAAACGTAAAAATCGGAATTCTCCGCATCCGACAAACTTCAAACAGCTTACGGGTTTGTGGCTCCAACCCCTTCGCCGCATCCTCCAACATCACCGCATTATCCGCCGCCGCCAACGTCCGATAAGTATCTTCACTAAAATCCTGGTGTCCCGGCGTATCCAACAAATTAATCTGACAGTCCTGATACTGAAACTGCAACACCGTCGAAGTAATCGAAATTCCCCTCTGTTGCTCCATAGCCATCCAGTCCGATGTCGCTCGGCGCTGACTTGCCCTAGCCTTCACTGCCCCCGCTTCATGAATTGCCCCTCCATAGAGGAGCAATTTTTCCGTTAACGTAGTTTTACCCGCGTCAGGGTGAGAAATAATCGCAAAGTTGCGCCGGCCATCAACCGCGTTTTGAATTTCCGTAGACAGATCGGTAGACATTAGGAATAACAATGAACAACATAGTTAGAACAAGAGCGACCTATGGCATTGTATCTTTACCGTAAAAAACACTATAGGCCAAAGATCTATCATAATCCATGGAGAAAGCAATTGAGGAGTTGCCAACCATTTCTTCATCTTTCTAATCTAGAACTTTTGAGGAATAACCCGTCTGTCCTTCAACGACAAATGATCGTCATATTGATGCTTGAGATCTCGCTTACCCAATTTTACCGGTTGAATCGGCAACTCTTCATAGGGAATTAAACTGAGGAAATGGGAAATACAATTGAGGCGGGCCCGTTTTTTATGATCGGCCGGCACAATATACCAAGGAGCTAAATCCGTATCTGTCGCTTTCAACATCTTATCTCTAGCATGGGAATACTCATACCAGCGTTGATAGGATTGAACATCCATGGGACTCAACTTCCAGACTTTACGCATATCGTGAATGCGGTCTTGGAAGCGATGTTCTTGTT
It contains:
- the aroH gene encoding chorismate mutase is translated as MGWQVRAIRGATTVEENTVEAIQAAVTELLDELDRKNQLCPDQLISVTFSVTRDLDAVFPAAIARQREGWDHVPLLDVQQMHVEGALTHCIRFLIHAYLPGESHVIHPYLRGAKKLRPDLSQT
- the sppA gene encoding signal peptide peptidase SppA; its protein translation is MIWFFKSKARKQIARIEINGAIASGTRKRVLEALKTVEEKKYPALLLRIDSPGGTVGDSQEIYAALMRLREKIKVVASFGNISASGGVYIGMGAEHIVSNPGTITGSIGVILRGNNLERLLDKIGVSFKVVKSGPYKDILAFDRELTQEEQDILQQMIDTSYQQFVQTVAESRKLEVDRVKSFADGRIFTGQQALELGVVDRLGTEEDARLWLAELVGLDPQKTECKTIEEPKPLWSRIINGDNRVKSGLPAAMDWLEFEASTNGLPLWLYRP
- a CDS encoding DMT family transporter, whose product is MQLKPINRPSSWLFSLLLISPFFFWGTAMVAMKGSLPHTTPFFIATLRLVPAGILILLAGWLTQRPQPQGVKAWLWISLFALIDGTLFQGFLAQGLVRTNAGLGSVMIDSQPLAVALMAAWLFGETIGWWGALGLILGISGISLIGLPDEWILGGFPVQELPSFTQIFQNGQGLMLFAALSMAMGTILIRYVSRHADPLMATGWHMILGGLPLMLGSGLWETHQWDHLFLSDWMAIAYSTVFGSAIAYGLFFYFASSGNLTSFSSLTFLTPVFALLFGNLILEEVLSPLQWLGVVLTLISIYLVNQREILAAKFNLKFSPNSDASLGSLSVEIDEKNP
- a CDS encoding peptidoglycan-binding protein; translation: MSYRLSLCIFSTLASLGIINSGTAIALSPPKESQAIVLAQASENVCDRGLELAQQANQAGKVATTAGQWTQISQQWQQAADLMAQVPSDDDCYEKAQERIDFYRNNSQIALEEAEKSRTPRPLLSLGAQGEAVRELQQQLTDLGYFQGEIDGIYDQTTQDAAIAFQSAQGLTADGQVGQNTWDRLDSAIITQMTRETDSEERESEKDKTNQKPSKQQGIIGWVMMGLGGLTVLGGTVFILLKLLNRGVEEDDEFEEEEDEADRDRVDPVPDSSAPELMPSLAQAALEKFRNGKLESDHQETESKSISEDPSEQVSPEKPAHPELEKEPESPEETTPESEKNNQLLPVNETTRLPKLTIVEDLIQDLESADPQKRRQAIWELGQRGNSLAVKPLLNLLFDSDSGQRTLILSALSEIGVKTIKPMNRALSLSLQDDNPEVRKNAIRDFTRMYELISTVSHMMCHAVDDPDEEVQEVAEWAVLQLRRISAMSNQVKLKKRNSSDSSEDFLDDEDY
- a CDS encoding ABC transporter ATP-binding protein, yielding MNQELEKKDIIRLEHISKVYQMGDVEVQAIADVSLSIQAGEYCAIMGPSGSGKSTAMNIIGCLDRPSSGQYYLDGTDVAQLPKKELSAIRNQKLGFVFQQFHLLAQLTALENVMLPMVYAGVKGRERRDKAAEALKQVGLDNRMQNRPNQLSGGQQQRVAIARAIVNRPVVLLADEPTGALDTKTTEEVMNIFTQLNQDGMTVVMVTHEPDVARLTNRIIWFRDGQVVQSHLNLDELHASHQQA
- the prfC gene encoding peptide chain release factor 3 — encoded protein: MSTDLSTEIQNAVDGRRNFAIISHPDAGKTTLTEKLLLYGGAIHEAGAVKARASQRRATSDWMAMEQQRGISITSTVLQFQYQDCQINLLDTPGHQDFSEDTYRTLAAADNAVMLEDAAKGLEPQTRKLFEVCRMRRIPIFTFFNKMDRPTREPLELLDEIEQELGLKTYPVNWPIGTGDRFQGVYDRHTQEIHLFERNAHGKQAAKDTMIRLGDPRIEELLDQDLYYQLKEDLELLDGLGSEFDLDEIHAGELTPVFFGSAMTNFGVQLFLDAFLQYALKPGDRKSSEGLMSPEYPEFTGFVFKLQANMDPKHRDRVAFVRVCTGKFEKDMTVSHARTGKTVRLSRPQKLFAQDRGSVEVAYPGDVIGLNNPGVFAIGDTIYTGKKVEYEGIPCFSPELFAYLRNPNPSKFKQFHKGVTQLREEGAVQIMYSSDESKRDPILAAVGQLQFEVVQFRLLNEYGVETRTELLSYSVARWVLNGWDFLDQMGRLFNTMTVKDNWDRPVLLFKNEWNLQQVQGDHPDLRLSAIAPLSSGQSN